The segment CCGAAGTGCCGTTTACAAGCTTTTTCTTGGCATTGTTAAGGGATTCCAGGGCAACCCTGCTGTTGGACCGGTCAAGAAAGATATGACCTACCTTTTTGCTACCGAAACCAATTCCCGGGATTTTGGCCAGTTCTTTTTTCATGACCCATTTTATATCAAGTCCAAGCCAACCATATACCACAAAAATATCATACAAGCTCTGGTGATTGGAAATAATGACATAAGACTGGTTCTTGACAATATTTTCCCTTCCCTTTACCCTAACGAACATTGGAGTGAAGAATCCATTCACCCTCGACCATACTACTCCGCCAAAATAGCTTCCGACTCTCTGGTTAATCAGGGTGGATACTATAACTGCGATTATTCCGAAAATAACAGTATTAATCAACAGGAACGGGATGAAAAATAGCCACTTGTACGGCTGATAAAGAATGTATAATAACTTATTATTCACCTTTTTGCTTTTCGGGCAAAATTAAACTTTCCGATCTTTTTTTTAAACTCCGATATAATTAATTTATTAATTAGTTATACCTTTGGCAATAATATTTTTAATTTAATGCTATGAAAGAAGGTAAAGTAAAATTTTTTAATGAAAACAAAGGTTTTGGATTTATTAAAGATGCAGAATCAGGAAATGAATATTTCGTTCATGTTTCTGGCCTGATTGACAAAATCAAAGAAGATGACGCTGTTTCATTTGAATTGCAGCAAGGCAAAAAAGGATTGAATGCAGTCAATGTTAAACGAATATAATTTTCGAGTACTAAGAAGAAAATTTCTAATCCTTAACCCTTCCTCCCGGAAGGGTTTTTTTGTTCGAATACTTTGCTATATTTAAGCAACAGAAATTGTTCTTACAAAAAATTTCACAGATGGCAGATATAAGACCGGAATGGCTTGTAATCGTAAATCCCAATGCAGGTCATGAGAAAGGGAAAAAAGACTGGCAGATCATTTCCGACCTTTTGGAAAAATATAAAATCAAATTTACCTGTTATTTTACTGCTGCCCGGCATCATGCCATCGAACTCACAAAAAACGGAATAGCTGACAGCTACAGGAAAATTATCGCTGTAGGCGGCGATGGAACCATGAATGAAGTTGTGAATGGAATCTTTAGCCAGAGTATCTGTGATCCAGCCGGAATTTTGCTTGGCATGATAACGGTAGGCACGGGAAACGACTGGGGAAAAATGTTCGGCATTCCTCTCGATTATGAAGGTGCAGTCAGAATAATAAGTGAAGGCAAAGAAAGAAGACAGGACACGGGAATTGTTTATTATTACCACGGCACAAGGAGAGAAGCCAGGTATTTTATAAATATTGCCGGATTGGGATTTGATGCAGTCGTGGTGAAACGAACAAATCTACAAAAAGATAAAGGCCACAAAGGGAAAGCACTTTATTTCTACAACCTCATAAGAAACCTGCTCTTTTATCGCCATACAACCACTTCAATAGAAATCGACGGTAAAATTTTCCGCGATGATATTTTTACTATTAGTATAGGAATAGGCCGCTTCTCAGGCGGTGGTATGATGCAAACTCCGAATGCCATTCCGGATGACGGTCTGTTTGACATAACTGTAATTAAAAAAATCAGGAAAGGGGATGTCATCATAAGTCTTAAAATGCTTTATGACGGAACCATTCTCGATCATCCCAGGATTGAAGGTTTTACCGGAAAAGACATCCTTATTGATTCTGATCCTCTGATTCATCTTGAAGTTGATGGTGAATCACTCGGACACTCGCCAATTGAATTTAAAATTCTTCCCAAAAGCATTAACATCATTTACGGTCATTTCCCCGAATAATACCGTATTCAGTTGTTTTGTATATTAATAATCAAGGCCAATCACAATACTTAAATG is part of the Bacteroidales bacterium genome and harbors:
- a CDS encoding lysophospholipid acyltransferase family protein; the protein is MINTVIFGIIAVIVSTLINQRVGSYFGGVVWSRVNGFFTPMFVRVKGRENIVKNQSYVIISNHQSLYDIFVVYGWLGLDIKWVMKKELAKIPGIGFGSKKVGHIFLDRSNSRVALESLNNAKKKLVNGTSVVIFPEGTRSKTGVPGTFKKGAFKLALDLDLPLLPITILGTKNILPTGTVDLRPGRATMIIHKPINAGSYSEETMREIMDESKRVIAGPIG
- a CDS encoding cold shock domain-containing protein, producing MKEGKVKFFNENKGFGFIKDAESGNEYFVHVSGLIDKIKEDDAVSFELQQGKKGLNAVNVKRI
- a CDS encoding diacylglycerol kinase family protein; its protein translation is MADIRPEWLVIVNPNAGHEKGKKDWQIISDLLEKYKIKFTCYFTAARHHAIELTKNGIADSYRKIIAVGGDGTMNEVVNGIFSQSICDPAGILLGMITVGTGNDWGKMFGIPLDYEGAVRIISEGKERRQDTGIVYYYHGTRREARYFINIAGLGFDAVVVKRTNLQKDKGHKGKALYFYNLIRNLLFYRHTTTSIEIDGKIFRDDIFTISIGIGRFSGGGMMQTPNAIPDDGLFDITVIKKIRKGDVIISLKMLYDGTILDHPRIEGFTGKDILIDSDPLIHLEVDGESLGHSPIEFKILPKSINIIYGHFPE